The following proteins come from a genomic window of Maribacter sp. HTCC2170:
- a CDS encoding carbohydrate binding family 9 domain-containing protein: protein MIVHIFNIKRDFSKRSMFVLKNKDSKFESCLILLVGLFFIGTSISHGQDQAQSEEGLSAMKGIKKEHDFNSIRSVVKITDKVVIDGEVNELFWEAIEPLNSTQKVPNAGDQPTQKTEIRIAYDEKYLYLSGRLFDNEPNKINTNTKRRDDFTENTEWCGLLIDTYDDRENALAFFVTPTGARLDMALSNDIVGPNAFNLSWNTFWDGASKITEEGWFAEIRIPFSSLPFESVDGKTIMGITTWRYLARNDETDIFPPRDLSTGSSFRPSLTQRFVFENIEEKKPFRIAPYILTGGESNSNLSEDGQEYEFDDAFKRELGLDAKIAFGSNAIADISLNTDFAQVEVDDQQVNLSRFNLFFPEKRLFFQERASLFDFNFGAFDKVFYSRQIGIVNGRQTRIYGGLRTVAKFGRWEAGFLNMQTASQDDVASENFGVFRVRRRILNENSNLGLIVTNRTDLRGTNNTVYGIDTTIKLFGQNFLSARWAQSFDTNLEPEDTDNSKYFVQLNKRSQKGVVYTFNYGRTGKNYLPKMGFERRLDYNQLGTKLSYNIFPSAKSKIVQYGPYVNSVFIWGNTSKELETRNNELGFQLLTKLGWNYTIFLNNNKELLLSELSLVGGITLDAGAYNFNSVSATMISPVTQRISYATTLDIGNFYDGKKVTISASPFMNITPDFILQGSLSYNKLTFESSNINKDITLASLKLLHTFSTKLTLSSQVQYNNVSKTYAGNFRLRYNPKEGNDFYLVYNGDFNQNIGRVQPYLPTSNYQSVQLKYTHTFQL, encoded by the coding sequence TGTAAAAATTACGGATAAGGTTGTAATTGATGGAGAAGTAAACGAACTTTTTTGGGAAGCAATAGAACCTTTAAATAGTACCCAAAAGGTGCCCAACGCCGGAGACCAACCTACTCAAAAAACTGAGATAAGAATTGCCTACGATGAGAAGTACCTCTATTTATCAGGAAGATTATTTGATAACGAACCCAATAAGATAAACACAAATACTAAAAGGCGCGATGATTTTACCGAAAATACAGAATGGTGTGGCCTGCTTATAGATACCTATGATGATCGAGAGAATGCGTTAGCCTTTTTCGTTACCCCTACTGGCGCAAGACTAGATATGGCTTTATCGAATGACATTGTTGGCCCAAACGCATTTAATTTGAGCTGGAACACCTTTTGGGATGGAGCATCTAAAATAACAGAAGAGGGTTGGTTCGCCGAAATCAGAATTCCTTTTTCAAGCTTGCCATTTGAGTCGGTCGATGGCAAAACGATAATGGGTATAACCACTTGGCGATATTTAGCGAGAAACGATGAAACTGATATTTTTCCTCCACGAGATCTTAGTACAGGTAGTTCTTTTAGACCTTCCTTAACGCAACGATTTGTTTTTGAAAATATTGAAGAAAAAAAGCCATTTCGAATTGCCCCTTATATTTTGACAGGCGGTGAAAGCAATAGTAACCTTTCTGAAGATGGGCAAGAATATGAATTTGATGATGCATTTAAACGCGAACTTGGTTTGGACGCTAAAATTGCTTTTGGTAGTAATGCAATAGCCGATATCTCATTGAATACCGATTTTGCCCAAGTAGAGGTAGATGACCAACAAGTGAACTTGAGTCGTTTTAATCTATTTTTTCCTGAGAAAAGACTGTTTTTTCAAGAAAGAGCAAGCTTGTTTGATTTTAATTTTGGGGCGTTTGATAAAGTATTTTACAGTAGACAAATAGGTATTGTAAATGGAAGGCAGACAAGAATTTATGGAGGATTGCGTACGGTAGCTAAATTTGGAAGGTGGGAAGCTGGATTCTTAAACATGCAGACCGCATCTCAAGATGATGTGGCCTCGGAAAATTTTGGGGTATTTCGAGTACGTAGAAGAATTCTTAATGAGAATTCTAACTTAGGATTGATTGTCACGAACCGCACCGATTTAAGAGGTACTAATAATACAGTTTATGGTATCGACACCACTATCAAACTATTTGGCCAAAATTTTCTATCTGCGAGATGGGCACAAAGTTTTGATACCAATTTGGAACCAGAGGATACCGACAATTCAAAATATTTTGTTCAATTGAACAAAAGGTCTCAAAAAGGAGTTGTTTATACCTTTAATTATGGTAGAACCGGTAAAAACTATCTTCCCAAGATGGGTTTCGAAAGAAGGTTGGATTATAACCAATTAGGAACCAAACTTTCCTATAATATATTCCCAAGTGCCAAATCAAAAATTGTTCAATACGGACCCTATGTAAACAGTGTTTTTATTTGGGGGAACACTTCAAAAGAATTGGAAACAAGAAACAATGAATTAGGTTTTCAATTATTGACCAAACTCGGGTGGAACTATACCATTTTCCTAAACAATAACAAGGAGTTACTACTTTCGGAGTTGTCATTGGTTGGAGGTATTACTCTAGATGCTGGTGCATATAATTTTAACTCGGTAAGCGCAACTATGATAAGCCCTGTCACACAACGCATTTCCTATGCTACAACACTTGACATAGGAAACTTTTATGATGGTAAAAAAGTTACGATAAGTGCATCACCATTTATGAATATTACTCCTGATTTTATCTTGCAGGGGAGTCTGTCTTATAACAAATTAACATTTGAAAGTTCAAATATAAATAAAGACATCACTCTTGCAAGCCTCAAACTCTTACACACTTTCAGCACAAAACTAACATTGAGTTCTCAAGTTCAATACAACAACGTAAGCAAAACTTACGCAGGCAATTTCAGGTTAAGATATAATCCTAAAGAGGGTAATGATTTCTATCTGGTTTACAATGGTGATTTTAACCAAAATATAGGCAGGGTGCAACCCTATCTACCAACAAGTAACTATCAGAGTGTCCAGTTGAAGTACACGCATACCTTTCAATTATAA
- a CDS encoding BspA family leucine-rich repeat surface protein, which produces MKKVLIYFIFLFSIYQIRAQDILILYGGQTSQLSDAQSYAANLSATGAFDSVDAVIWDALNKYDLDYLNTYDAVMVVTNGGYNSSYGMGDLLTTYVDNGGGVGVFLFANGSIQIGGSWNYNALIPAGQSMGPTNFGTIDVPTHPALNYPFAINTATWNVGSLWSSTSTTLAAEAYSIAKFSDGRPGLQARENVGVNGTGRVIDFAVFPAAASGSNTVPGYQLFANIMMWLTGSIQTSGDTCLATNDVSFSFLDDGGSPVVSYAWDFGDTTSSTLATPNKTYTTSGEFDITLNVVHQDASSSVYTDKVTIYDNPTTAVAGDDLFLVSGTTTAQLTGNVPSVGIGAWSLESGPNTPNVSVTDNILDLSNLIAGTYEYKWEISNGTCQTSADVIEILIADNVAPTDIGLTSIEITENNEIADALGIFSATDSDGGDTHTYSLVSGVADEDNGSFTIVDTELQAGAVYDYETKDSYSIRVRATDRFGAFFEKSFQINIINTDNEDTDGDNVLDTIDNCPFTMNPDQADGDLDGIGDVCDEDADNDGLLDEAFVTTWKTDNAGISNSTSITIQTFFGSYNYDVDWEGDGIFDEFGLTGNATHDYGVAGTYTVQIKGDFPRMYFNAAGDRLKLLSVEQWGTISWASMEKAFSGCENMVINASDNPDLSLVTNMNSMFNSCSSLNQIINSWDVSAVTTMNGMFFGATSFNQDIGSWDVSAVTNMNSMFRDCSFNQNIGSWDVSSVTDMGYMFGHNAVFNQDLSAWDVSLVTGMYYMFRNCNAFDQDIGSWDVSSVTDMHQMFEEATSFNQDIGSWDVSSVTDMVGVFQDATSFNQDIGSWDVSQALGVSYMFKGASSFNQNLGDWEPLMSQHFVEIFDGANLSVANYDAFIVALSKVTPLYPNSGARLGASNAQYCTAAAERQFLIDTYGFIITDAGQYCDTDNDGILDEVDNCLLIANADQADNDTDGEGDVCDTDDDNDGTLDTEDAFPLDATEDTDTDGDGTGNNADTDDDNDGTLDTEDAFPLDATEDTDTDGDGTGNNADNDDDGDGTLDTEDDFPLDTTEDTDTDDDGTGNNADTDDDDDGTSDVDDAFPLDVNEDTDTDGDGTGNNADTDDDDDGTLDADDAFPLDANKSSLEEKPTDNEPLLKPAEAFTPNGDGINDTWVIPGIDSYSNAKVTVYNRWGHEVFAAINYRNDWNGNHGSNSKKLPAGSYLYIIDPGNGNEPIRGWLFINY; this is translated from the coding sequence ATGAAAAAAGTTCTTATTTATTTTATTTTCTTATTCAGTATATATCAGATACGGGCACAAGATATTTTAATCTTATATGGGGGTCAGACCTCGCAGTTATCAGATGCACAAAGCTACGCTGCTAACCTTAGTGCAACGGGAGCATTTGACAGCGTAGATGCTGTAATATGGGATGCACTAAACAAATATGACCTAGACTACCTCAACACTTATGATGCGGTCATGGTCGTAACAAACGGTGGTTATAATTCCTCTTATGGTATGGGCGACCTTTTAACAACTTATGTTGATAATGGTGGTGGTGTTGGTGTTTTCCTATTTGCAAACGGTTCTATACAAATAGGTGGTTCATGGAATTATAATGCATTGATACCCGCAGGACAATCGATGGGGCCAACGAACTTTGGCACAATCGATGTTCCTACACATCCGGCCCTTAATTATCCCTTTGCAATCAACACGGCTACTTGGAATGTAGGTAGCTTGTGGTCTTCTACTTCCACTACCCTAGCTGCGGAAGCCTATTCCATTGCCAAATTTTCCGATGGAAGACCTGGCCTACAGGCCAGAGAAAATGTTGGGGTCAATGGTACGGGAAGGGTAATAGACTTTGCTGTTTTTCCGGCAGCCGCCAGCGGGAGCAATACCGTTCCCGGCTACCAACTTTTTGCAAATATCATGATGTGGTTGACAGGGTCTATTCAAACTTCGGGAGATACTTGTTTAGCTACTAATGACGTTTCTTTCTCATTTTTAGATGATGGCGGGTCACCCGTGGTGAGTTATGCTTGGGATTTCGGGGATACGACCTCATCGACCCTAGCTACACCCAACAAAACGTATACAACTTCGGGAGAATTTGATATAACGCTGAACGTTGTGCACCAGGATGCATCTTCAAGTGTTTATACCGATAAGGTAACCATATACGATAACCCGACGACAGCAGTCGCAGGGGATGATCTCTTTTTGGTTTCTGGCACCACAACGGCCCAATTAACGGGCAATGTACCCAGTGTGGGCATAGGAGCCTGGTCTCTCGAAAGTGGGCCAAATACACCAAATGTTTCAGTAACCGATAATATATTGGATCTCTCAAATCTAATTGCAGGTACTTATGAATATAAATGGGAAATCTCTAATGGAACATGCCAAACCTCGGCCGATGTCATAGAGATTTTGATTGCTGATAATGTAGCACCTACTGATATTGGTCTTACTTCAATAGAAATTACCGAAAATAATGAGATTGCCGATGCCCTCGGTATTTTTTCTGCCACCGATTCAGATGGTGGGGATACACATACATATAGTTTGGTTTCAGGTGTCGCGGACGAAGACAATGGAAGTTTTACCATAGTCGATACAGAATTACAAGCCGGTGCAGTGTACGATTATGAAACCAAAGATTCCTATTCAATTAGAGTGAGAGCCACAGACCGCTTTGGAGCATTTTTCGAAAAATCATTTCAAATAAATATTATAAACACAGATAATGAAGATACCGATGGTGACAATGTTCTAGATACTATTGATAATTGTCCTTTTACTATGAATCCGGATCAAGCAGATGGAGATTTGGATGGTATCGGTGATGTATGTGATGAAGATGCAGACAATGATGGTTTACTAGACGAAGCCTTTGTTACCACCTGGAAAACAGATAATGCAGGTATTTCCAATAGTACCTCTATTACAATTCAAACCTTTTTTGGTAGTTACAATTATGACGTAGATTGGGAAGGTGATGGCATTTTTGATGAATTTGGTCTTACAGGTAATGCAACTCATGATTATGGGGTGGCAGGTACCTATACCGTTCAAATTAAAGGAGATTTTCCTAGAATGTATTTCAATGCCGCTGGTGATCGCTTAAAACTACTTAGCGTTGAGCAGTGGGGCACCATATCATGGGCCTCAATGGAGAAAGCTTTTTCTGGTTGCGAAAATATGGTAATCAATGCTAGCGATAACCCTGATCTCTCCTTGGTAACCAATATGAACTCTATGTTTAATTCTTGCTCCTCTTTAAACCAAATTATTAATTCTTGGGATGTTTCGGCAGTAACCACGATGAATGGTATGTTCTTTGGAGCAACTTCCTTTAATCAAGACATTGGATCCTGGGATGTTTCAGCAGTAACCAATATGAACAGTATGTTTAGGGATTGTTCTTTTAATCAAAATATTGGCTCATGGGATGTTTCATCAGTTACCGACATGGGCTATATGTTTGGCCATAATGCTGTTTTTAATCAAGATCTAAGTGCTTGGGATGTTTCTTTGGTTACTGGCATGTATTATATGTTTAGAAATTGTAATGCCTTTGATCAAGACATTGGTTCTTGGGATGTTTCAAGTGTGACCGATATGCATCAGATGTTTGAAGAGGCAACTTCTTTTAATCAAGACATTGGTTCTTGGGATGTTTCTTCGGTTACCGATATGGTCGGTGTGTTCCAAGATGCAACTAGTTTTAATCAAGATATAGGGTCTTGGGATGTTTCGCAAGCACTTGGTGTTTCATACATGTTCAAAGGGGCCAGTTCTTTTAATCAAAATTTAGGTGATTGGGAACCACTTATGTCCCAACATTTTGTTGAAATATTTGATGGCGCTAATTTGTCAGTTGCAAATTATGATGCCTTCATAGTAGCCTTGTCTAAAGTAACCCCATTATACCCAAATAGTGGAGCACGTTTAGGAGCTAGTAATGCACAATATTGTACTGCTGCTGCAGAACGGCAATTTCTTATTGATACATATGGCTTTATTATTACCGATGCCGGACAGTATTGCGACACAGACAACGATGGTATTTTAGATGAGGTAGATAATTGCCTATTAATAGCAAATGCTGATCAAGCGGATAATGATACCGATGGTGAAGGGGATGTTTGTGATACCGATGATGACAACGATGGTACTTTAGATACTGAAGATGCCTTCCCATTAGATGCTACCGAGGATACTGATACAGACGGTGACGGTACAGGTAATAATGCTGATACCGATGATGACAACGATGGTACTTTAGATACCGAAGATGCTTTCCCGTTAGATGCTACTGAAGATACAGACACAGACGGTGACGGTACAGGTAATAATGCTGATAACGATGATGATGGAGATGGTACTTTGGATACCGAAGATGACTTCCCATTAGATACTACTGAAGATACTGATACCGATGATGATGGTACAGGTAATAATGCTGATACCGATGATGATGATGATGGAACCTCTGATGTTGACGATGCCTTTCCTCTGGATGTCAACGAAGATACTGATACCGATGGGGATGGTACAGGCAACAATGCCGATACCGATGACGATGATGATGGAACTCTGGATGCAGACGATGCCTTTCCTCTGGATGCCAATAAGAGTAGTTTGGAAGAAAAACCTACCGATAATGAACCTTTGCTAAAACCAGCAGAGGCCTTTACACCCAACGGAGATGGAATCAACGACACATGGGTAATACCTGGTATAGATAGTTATTCAAATGCTAAGGTTACTGTATACAATCGTTGGGGGCATGAGGTTTTTGCCGCAATTAATTACAGAAATGATTGGAATGGAAATCATGGTTCAAATTCAAAAAAGTTGCCAGCTGGCTCATACCTCTATATCATAGATCCGGGTAATGGCAATGAACCGATACGGGGATGGTTGTTCATCAATTATTAA
- a CDS encoding DinB family protein, translated as MTETINKLDALLILTKEYISKSSDAELNLKTSPEKWSKKEIMGHLIDSGINNIQRFTAIQIEKEPYRIMPMKQVELVQVNDYQNAEIEELLAFLMSINMRVKNLMLLQNALTLTKPIELYTQGNISDLRYLMEDYVVHFEQHVNQIIKPSKIKK; from the coding sequence ATGACAGAAACAATAAACAAATTAGACGCACTTTTGATATTAACAAAGGAGTACATTTCTAAATCTTCCGACGCAGAATTAAATCTAAAAACCAGTCCCGAAAAATGGTCAAAGAAGGAAATTATGGGACATTTAATTGACTCTGGCATTAATAATATACAACGTTTTACAGCAATTCAAATTGAAAAAGAGCCCTATAGAATAATGCCAATGAAGCAGGTTGAATTAGTGCAAGTAAATGATTATCAGAATGCTGAAATTGAAGAACTTTTGGCTTTTTTGATGTCTATCAATATGCGAGTAAAAAATCTCATGTTGCTACAAAACGCTCTAACACTAACCAAACCCATTGAATTATATACTCAAGGAAACATATCTGATTTGAGGTATTTGATGGAAGATTATGTGGTACATTTTGAGCAACATGTAAATCAAATCATAAAGCCATCAAAAATAAAAAAGTAA
- a CDS encoding type IX secretion system membrane protein PorP/SprF yields the protein MKINNIYILFFLILSMTVVNLSAQQDPNYTFYRYNMNLINPAFAGASETTNLSLNVRSQWAGIQGAPETQSLVFGTAVGKNVGVGLSVVNDKTFVESQTSFCMDFSYKLKLNESNNLYFGLKGGFTSYDVNTEGLVTYGIGQDMSLMNIDGRFNPNVGVGVYLKNEKYFVSLSVPKMLTPDRLEQNDGLARLGVDKTHVYLAGGYDFSLSENVIFKPTALLRYVDASPISLDLTGLVEFNNRIDLGAAYRLNESISGIFIFKTGWLDIGYAYEVATENPIKNSDNGTHEILMHLQF from the coding sequence ATGAAAATCAATAATATATATATTCTTTTCTTCCTGATCTTGAGCATGACGGTTGTTAATCTCTCGGCACAACAGGATCCCAATTATACTTTTTATAGGTATAATATGAACTTAATAAACCCGGCATTCGCTGGAGCCTCTGAAACGACCAACTTGAGTTTGAATGTGCGAAGTCAATGGGCAGGTATACAAGGAGCCCCTGAAACACAGAGTTTGGTTTTTGGAACAGCTGTCGGAAAAAATGTGGGAGTAGGCCTTTCAGTTGTCAATGACAAAACCTTTGTAGAGAGCCAAACCTCGTTCTGTATGGACTTTTCTTATAAACTGAAATTAAACGAGAGTAATAATCTATACTTTGGGTTGAAAGGAGGGTTTACCTCATATGATGTTAATACAGAAGGACTTGTGACCTACGGGATAGGACAAGATATGTCGTTGATGAATATTGATGGCCGTTTTAATCCGAATGTTGGGGTAGGGGTTTATCTTAAGAATGAAAAATACTTTGTATCACTCTCTGTTCCGAAAATGCTAACTCCAGATCGTTTGGAACAAAATGATGGTTTGGCCCGATTGGGTGTAGACAAAACCCATGTCTATTTAGCGGGAGGATATGATTTTTCGCTCAGCGAAAACGTAATTTTTAAACCTACCGCATTATTAAGGTACGTAGATGCCTCACCCATATCTCTTGATTTAACTGGCTTAGTGGAATTCAACAATAGAATAGACCTTGGTGCAGCTTATCGTTTGAACGAAAGTATTAGTGGCATCTTTATATTTAAAACGGGATGGTTAGACATTGGTTATGCCTATGAGGTCGCGACAGAAAACCCAATTAAAAATAGTGATAATGGCACCCACGAAATTTTGATGCATCTACAGTTCTAG
- a CDS encoding TIGR00730 family Rossman fold protein: MKKKVCIFCGANDGNAIEILNHAKLLCDLLIYADYDLVYGGGNSGLMRIIANRFLNNGMQVIGVRPKMLIKEENAHDGITELIVVNSMQERKSKMVELSDVFIALPGGIGTLDEIIETYTLHKIGYIKKQSAVLNSFGYYESLETLMNKMVEKGFLTSDARSKFVMEATPEKLLCKLNIIKSNIKEIDKVALIEIKEGRILSAKSFGKDKYYIPGGKREKGESDEETLIREISEELSVNILKKSIDYVGTFIAQADGKEKGVDVRMTCYSGSFNEVLKASNEIEEIRWLNYSDIELVADVDKIIFNYLKRKGELN, translated from the coding sequence ATGAAAAAGAAAGTCTGTATTTTTTGTGGAGCAAATGATGGTAATGCAATAGAAATTCTAAACCACGCTAAACTTTTGTGTGACTTACTAATTTATGCCGACTATGATTTAGTTTATGGTGGTGGGAATAGTGGTCTGATGAGAATTATAGCGAATAGATTTCTTAATAATGGAATGCAGGTTATAGGAGTTCGACCAAAAATGCTAATTAAGGAAGAGAATGCACATGATGGCATAACAGAATTGATTGTAGTGAATTCTATGCAAGAAAGGAAATCAAAGATGGTTGAATTAAGTGATGTTTTTATAGCCTTACCGGGAGGAATTGGAACTTTGGACGAGATTATAGAAACTTATACTTTGCACAAAATAGGATATATAAAAAAACAATCCGCAGTTTTAAATTCATTTGGCTATTACGAAAGTTTGGAAACTTTGATGAATAAAATGGTTGAGAAAGGATTTTTAACAAGCGATGCAAGGTCTAAATTTGTCATGGAGGCAACACCCGAAAAATTGTTATGTAAATTAAATATAATTAAAAGCAACATAAAGGAAATTGATAAAGTAGCTTTAATAGAAATAAAAGAAGGTAGAATATTAAGTGCAAAATCATTTGGTAAGGACAAGTATTACATTCCCGGAGGAAAACGAGAAAAAGGTGAATCTGATGAAGAAACTTTAATAAGAGAAATATCAGAAGAATTAAGCGTAAACATTCTAAAAAAGTCAATAGACTATGTTGGAACATTTATAGCACAAGCTGACGGAAAAGAAAAAGGTGTTGATGTGAGAATGACATGTTATAGTGGTTCGTTTAATGAAGTGCTAAAAGCTTCGAATGAAATAGAGGAAATAAGGTGGTTGAATTATAGTGATATAGAATTAGTCGCTGATGTCGATAAAATAATCTTCAATTATTTAAAAAGGAAAGGTGAATTAAATTAG